In one Brassica oleracea var. oleracea cultivar TO1000 chromosome C9, BOL, whole genome shotgun sequence genomic region, the following are encoded:
- the LOC106317095 gene encoding zinc finger BED domain-containing protein DAYSLEEPER-like, whose protein sequence is MFEACVETVGIQNKNNASLILDVATRWNSTFLMLSRAIDFKDALRNLSEVEPSYKCFPSDLEWSRGALISEFLSPFSEMTNLISGSSYPTANLYFMQVWKIESCLRHHATSEDDTIREMVKIMKLKFDKYWDDYSDILAIAAVLDPRLKFKCLEYCYTTLNPSTSKAKMDHIRKKMEKLFGVYKKSTKTSTATTSETTMENSLPAGYGGFYAFITQNAGEGKSALDVYLAEPAMDMVAFPQLDVLEYWKNNKARFKELSRMACDVLCIPITTVSS, encoded by the exons ATGTTTGAAGCTTGTGTGGAAACCGTTGGGATTCAGAATAAGAACAATGCTAGTCTTATTTTGGATGTGGCAACGAGGTGGAACTCGACATTCTTAATGTTGTCTAGAGCTATTGACTTTAAGGATGCATTGCGTAATCTCTCTGAAGTTGAGCCAAGCTACAAGTGTTTTCCTTCAGATTTGGAATGGTCAAGAGGAGCACTCATCAGTGAGTTCTTGTCTCCATTTTCTGAGATGACAAACCTGATTTCAGGCTCCTCTTACCCTACTGCGAACTTGTATTTTATGCAAGTGTGGAAAATAGAGAGTTGCCTGAGACATCATGCGACTTCAGAAGATGATACAATACGTGAGATGGTGAAGATCATGAAGCTAAAATTCGACAAGTACTGGGATGACTACAGTGATATACTTGCAATTGCTGCAGTCTTGGATCCAAGGTTGAAGTTCAAGTGCTTAGAGTATTGTTATACCACTCTAAACCCGTCAACAAGCAAGGCTAAGATGGATCATATCCGTAAGAAGATGGAGAAGCTATTTGGAGTGTATAAGAAGAGTACTAAGACCAGTACTGCAACCACTTCAGAAACCACAATGGAGAATAGTCTTCCTGCTGGTTATGGG GGGTTTTATGCATTCATTACTCAAAATGCAGGAGAAGGAAAATCAGCTTTAGACGTTTACTTGGCTGAACCGGCCATGGATATGGTTGCCTTTCCGCAACTAGATGTCTTGGAATATTGGAAAAACAATAAAGCTCGGTTTAAGGAGTTGTCTCGTATGGCGTGTGATGTTCTTTGTATCCCCATTACAACTGTATCTTCATAG